Genomic window (Ananas comosus cultivar F153 linkage group 16, ASM154086v1, whole genome shotgun sequence):
GGGGAAGAAGTTCTCCTTGTCGCATGGCATCTGGAGCCCGTAGTACACATCGCTCCTAGGTTTGTCCCTCAACGATTCAATCAGGCTGGGCAGCCGGAAGAACGCATCGTCGTCCGTTTTCATGACGTAGTCGTACTTGGCGTCGCCGTCGAATAGCGTCGGGAGGCTGGAGAAGTAATTGTAGGTCTTGCCGTTGTCCATGTTCTCGGTGCAGTTGAGAATGATGATATCGTCATAGCACATGATTTCGAGGGCGACAAAGACCGCCTGCTCCTCGGTCGAGAGGTTGCAGAAGACGAAGCGGACGTCGACATGGGCGGCGAAGTTGTTGTCGGACTGCTGAAGGCTGTAGACCATGCGGAGGAGGTGCCGGCGCTCATAGTACTCCGGGCGGGTTATGATGCCGACGAGGAGCCGAAATTCAGGCTGTACGGGGGCAGCGGAGATGCCGCCGGCCGAAGATGATGAGCTGCCGCAGGAGGTGAAGGTCAACGGGAGGCCGAAATCGCGAGGGTAGAAGACGACGGTTGCTAGGGCAAACAAAGCTAGAGGAAGGGCGAGGAGAGCGATGCAAGAGGGAGATTGTTTCCAGGCGAACATTTTCGGTTTTTCTCTCACGTTAACGATTGTTGGGTGAAGCTGGAGAAACTGTCCGATTCCCCGTGTACATGTATATATTTGAGATGGGACTAATTGGAACATGTCAATaattaaaacatataatattGTTTTCTTCGttcataattaataataatgaacTTGGTCTAATAGATTAGCTGGGCAAGTGACTACGACGTGCATGGCAGCCATTGATGAGGGACCTATTAAGAAATTGAGGTCGGTTGTGAGTGTTCttggaaatttaaatttataaaatttttattagaagcATGCTTATATATGCGTGTAATACCCGAAGTTAATTTGGACGATAAACAGAAAATGGTGGAGAAAACTGAATCTCGGCATTGCCGTGTGGAATTCCGAAATTTGGAAAGAATTTCGGATTCTAAAGCGTTCCAGCGAAAGACATGTACAATTCTTATAGATTAGGAAATCACGGTATGGTATATTTGCTAAttgttagtaaataatatgagaaCTTATATTTAAATGTTACACATGAATCGAGTTAGGAAAAGGATTCggttaatattaatataaccaacttgtgggttaatggataatccAATCTTATTAGGATTTCGATTAGTATTAGGCTTaagattttctcattataaatatatatcatatgacatattaaaaaatataatacaagaGAAATAAAAAGCCCTAATCGTCAATCCTCTCCTCCACAATTAATCCATCAGTTTCAATATTCAAAAAGTTGCTAGTAAATCTAGAAAATTCATTCATCTACCTCAAATCGATACAAGAGTTAATAAGAGTTAATTCGTGATTGGATCACGGATCGAAGCAGTCGTTTAATTCGATCAAGGGCGTGATTTTGTGTGGACGCGAGTAGAAGCCGGGCGCATGCGCGGCTAAGCGAGGACAAATAATTTTTACCTACAATTGCCGACTTTCAGCGATCTCGACCCATGCTAGGTGAAAAActagatcctatttgattagatcgaTCAATTAGATCAAGTATTAATGATTTAAAGCAAAACACGAGATGATCttaggttttaaaatttttatttgtgttattttctttcaCTGCGGacacatgattttcttacagTATTAATAGTGCAACCTACTCTTAGATCGGAACTAAGAAGATGCTCGTAGTTAAACTCATTGAGCACTTATCCTATGCCTTCGGATGGCATTAAAAGGTATGAAAACTTGAAGTTGCTAGAATGAAGAAGATACTGGAGAGTTGTGGCACAATGCTTGATGTCACAAAAAGTGAAGATCGAGCATCGACTTCCAAATAGCAAATTGGGAAGGCTGTCTTTTCCCATTTGGAGATGGGAGGAATTACCATGAAATTTGGTATTGGATTGTCTCACTCTCAAGCTAGACATGATGTTATTTGGGTAATTATGAATAGGTTAGCTAAGTCAGCGCATTTCACTTTTATTCACACTATTTGATCAAGGGAAAGACTCGCATAAGTATATCTTGGCGAAATTGTGCCACTTTATGGAGTGTTTAACTCTATTGTTTTGAAGAAGCCTCCACGGAACACTTGCTACACGATTGGATTTTCGCACTGCCTTTCACCCGTAAAGTGACGGCCACTTAAAGCGCACCATTTGAATTTTTGGAAGATGTGCTTCAAATATGCATCTTGGATTTCTAAGGTGGAGGACACCATTTGAAGCCTCCTTGGAAAAGAAATGTAGATCACCCCTACATAGGAGTGATGTGGATAAAAAGCTAATTCTAGATCCCAACATACTTGGAAAAGTGAGAAGCTAGGTTTGACCTGCTCGTGAATGATTGATTTCAACACGAAATTGACAGAAGAGTTATGTGGATAAACGTCGATGAGAAATGAAACTTCAAGCATAAGACCAAGCCTTCTTCAATGCAACACCCGACAAACAGAATCAAGAAGTTTGGTGTACGAGGAATATAAGTGTAGTGTCACACTCCGAGACCCGCCACTTTTGTCGGATTCGGGggcgccaacagaccgccgaacggacagaatttttcctgtccgcccacgacatcacaatcaatacaattgAAGATGTTCCAATTAGGAATAGAATTTATACACAGATTGCATAGGGAAGGCATCATAtcttagatgtatgccctaaaAGTGAACCaagccgacacatgtattctttttaggacaaatttgtatttgattttaaaatattatgaataaatttggattgttattttcattcatgttgtatATGTGTCCATAAATTgtccaaaaaattaataagatgatatatattttcaaaagttgagaatttgagacatgtgtcattgatggttaattcctaaatgctcccgatcgatggatcatcacggggatgGTGATTGATCTGGTGAGATTGGTATATAGGTCGCTTTCCTTTTTAGGTAGACAAGTCTCGAGTCTCGAGTAAATTACATGGTGATTGATCTGGTGAGATTGGTATACTAGAGGTTGTTAGaaaacaagggtaccgagcgtgaccaacgtgagaagtcacttggatgtctattTACTCGTCAGTTACTTACTCAAtattgcagtagtgtgactggccCTTTGACCTGCGGAGCCTCGGCTATTCATAATGAGGTTACTATAGTTTGACTATatatacacttggtccctagccattcggttccttgcggtgcatgttggctgcagtaggtttaTTGTAGGAATAGAGTGTGCACTtatatggaatctatctcccttggtagataggggcgttagtcctatgtgatttatgagaccgagtttagaagaccttggccaggcaAGAGTTAATAGCGGAAAGGGGTTTCgttattagaaactcgagtcgattaccttgacgagttattccattaCTTCTGtttagtcgggactcatgataaaagaattgtatcacacggtaactgcaccaagaggttcagtattctaTTTTACttgaatgccactacatgctgctaggtgTCACTGGTAGATTGTGatactcatgagaattatctagatgatcgataattctcattgggctcaGTTGGAATAGTTctgatccactgaaaggagttttagtgatattgttgatagtgatcaaaatatatctcattaCTAGATGGAATAAAActtatggggtcacacacataagaggttgtaaCTGATCGGATAGCCAGATCATGATTTTTGAATCGttggaggacctaattgtcaatatgttgataattggactaatttgtagttgttacaaattagtggtattaaagtataaatgttATAAGAGAGgattactaatagttagtaaattatgagaGGACTTATATGCAAatgttgtattattaatttgatatgatcaaactAAGATAAAGTTCAAGTTGAATCAAATTacgatttgatcgatctaactagttaaggaaatgataaatttaaatctagatttgtacttatcttTAATGGTCACTATATTATTAACAAGAGGATTATATgcctctatataatatatgagagtttttagaaaactctagccttcatctcttttctcctctctcttccatcttctagcaagtaGGACGTCCTTTGCAAGGGAGATAGCACTCCGGTAGACGCGTGTGCGGTTTCAAGAGAATTTAATTTcatgatcatcaaattgaggtgaagatctTCCCACGCAAAAGTAAAGATTGGATCttgcttttctcctttaatcttaaagaacatagggattctaattgcgtggttttgagATCAGATCTcaagaattttcaaaatcaaatttgtttgattttatttctGCAGCTTTTTTACCGTATGCAATTTTCTAacactggtatcagagccatcatcatgtttttcaatattaaaattataaatttgggtATTTTAAACCGTTCTTCGTCAGTTGAACCATTTATAGATCGTTTTTGGCTAATTCAAAAAATTGTAAAGTGATCATATTGTTTAATCTGCAGTttctagtaatatatatatatatatNTGGATCTAAGAAGTGGATTTGGACTTGAGCCACACAGTCGGAATCAGATTCTTAGGGtcataaattacaagcacacaCACGTCATTGGTTTGATCGTCTTCAACTATTTGATCCGACCCGGAGCTACAATTTGATCCGATCCTATCAACATCTTGATCCGACCGCCATCAACTGCTCATCTTGATCAAGTCTTTGCGTACTTCTCGGCTAGCAAGTGATCAACCAATGATGTGCAACCATACAATATATAACCCAACAATAAagataaagtaaaaattaattacatttgataaCTTTTATCTCTAACCTATTGAGACACGCAGGTCTCCATATAAATCTGTTTGTGCACGTAGGCACCCAAAATAACCATCCCTAATACAGAgtccttaatttaaacaaatttaaaattacaggatTCTGCATACACATTATACATCacatatcaaaaaaaaataaataggtctatatccatgatcatcaccgatATGTATCTCATATATCATAtccataataattaattttgggtattctaattaaccgttaaccaatgatttgaaaaataatagtgATTAACTCACTAAAATCAATCAATCTTATTGATCGTTTATAATCTTGATCAAAAACTTAATCTTCAAACATAATAACTtgatctcatcaagatataaatttgatctaatcaaattagatcccattttttatttttattttaaatcgatcgaatcaaattaaaaaataaaaaaaaatttgcacatCTGTACAGCTGCTATAATAGCGCTCATACAGACTAGTAGCGTCCGTAcggatgctatatatatatatatatatatatatatatatatatgagtccggctactatacttttatgagtatagagcctcttgtactcataagtttttgcccgttagatctaccctttaatcattttcacccgttagattatactattcaaccaaccacccactcaaccctagggggcccactatcaacctaaccgtaaccactttcatcataaccgcatattttttcatctaaacggctaaaaacttatgagtacaaagggctgtatactcatataagtatagtagccccagcctatatatatatatatatatatatattgctgtaGCATCCGTACGGACGCTACTAGTCTGTATGAGCGCTATTATAGCAGCTGTACAGatgtgcaaatttttttttattttttaatttgattcgatcgatttaaaataaaaataaaaaatgggatctaatttgattagatcaaatttatatcttgatgagatcaAGTTATTATGTTTGAAGATTAAGTTTTTGATCAAGATTATAAACGATCAATAAGATTGATTGATTTTAGTGAGTTAATcactattatttttcaaatcattggttaacggttaattagaatacccaaaattaattattatggaTATGATATATGAGATACATatcggtgatgatcatggatatagacctatttatttttttttgatatgtGATGTATAATGTGTATGCAGAatcctgtaattttaaatttgtttaaattaaggacTCTGTATTAGGGATGGTTATTTTGGGTGCCTACGTGCACAAACAGATTTATATGGAGACCTGCGTGTCTCAATAGGTTAGAGATAAAAGttatcaaatgtaattaatttttactttatctTTATTGTTGGGTTATATATTGTATGGTTGCACATCATTGGTTGATCACTTGCTAGCCGAGAAGTACGCAAAGACTTGATCAAGATGAGCAGTTGATGGCGGTCGGATCAAGATGTTGATAGGATCGGATCAAATTGTAGCTCCGGGTCGGATCAAATAGTTGAAGACGATCAAACCAATGACGTGtgtgtgcttgtaatttatgaCCCTAAGAATCTGATTCCGACTGTGTGGCTCAAGTCCAAATCCACTTCTtagatccatgatcatcaccagtTATATTATACTTTCATGTGCGGAttgtttttatttgcattagatgtaaataaataaaataaaatttgagaccTAAATTTTAATCTCCTCACAAATATTAAGTCGAGCGGTTTTCGGTGTTGTAAAAGTGCAGGCGTTTTTCTGGTGTTGATTGGCACGGCTTGTTATAGTGGTCAATTGCTTCGGGAAGGTGCAGTCACTTTATTAGCATGAGATGCTGCGGAGTAAAGATGGGGTTGGGCCCAATAATTGTTAGGTGCGGGACCCAATGACGGCTTTGCTTACGCGTTTGAATGGCGGGTCTGACTTAACTAAGGAATGGGGccaataactgttaggtgaggCCTATAGGACCTAGAGATCGATCATTGCAATTTGTTTGAGAAGCATTGGACAAGAATTGTCCACTTATCGGTTTGCATATCACCAATAACTGTTAAGTAAGGTGGTACGTTATACTAGTGGGACTGCAGTATCTATTTGAAACCTTTTATCGCGTTGGGTTTTCGTTTCTCTACCCGAGGAGTGTAAGAGACTCGAGAAAATAGTGGGAggctaaaatttatttttaaaattcctaaaacaaaattttcaaaacaaatataaatatctaatttgAATCTTTACTCTCTGCAAAGCAAATATCTGCTTCCAATCGTTTCTCTCATATTCTCGACACAAAACCATTAACTGGAACTAATTATAAAGATTGACTAAGgaacttaaaaatagttttcagtTTCGAAAAGCTCAGTTATATTCTCGATCAAGACCCCCTCATGTTGCCAAATCATCCAATAACTAACCGAAAAGCAGTCTGTTCATGATCATTGTTTGACAATGATCAAAGACCTCAAGGAGCTTTATAAGCTCGGCATCAAAATAGATAAGGAATACAAAGTTGATCTGATCCTGCAATTCCTTCCTGTATCATATGGATAGTTTATTGTAAACTaccatatgaataaaattaactgCACCAATGCGgagttattgaacatgttggtAACAACAGAGAGgactttgaaaagttcaaagggcTCGATTCTTATAGTGGAGCAGGCTTCCTCTTCCAAAATAACGTCTAATTGGAAGAAAAAATTCatgaagaaacaaaagacgAAAAACAAGCCTAAGAGGGAAGCTCCTAAGAAAAAGGCCATTgacaaagaaaaatatttacattgCAATGTTGACGGTTATTGGAAGAAGAATTGTCCTGTCTACCTGGAGAGTCTAAAGAATTAGAGGAATGACACACCTTCGGAAGGTATGTCAGATTTGCTCATAATAGAAACTAACCTTACGgtttcctctacttctagttgagttataaattctaattttagtaCTTTTTGTACTTCAATGTAGAATCTAAAGAAAAGTAGAGGGCTTAGGAAAGGTGAAGTGACCCTCCGGGTAGACAACGGGGTAAGAGTTGTTGCTGTGGCTGCTGGCACCTATCCTTTGCGATTACCGTCAGGACATATTTTATCAAAGACTGTTATTACATATGTcttgcactacaacaaaattagattataggaaTACATTTTTAGGGCACTTTGGTGCAAATTCCCTATCtgtatccattttttttttttcaaaagaatcTACTTAGGTCCAAATATAAAGTCtaacccaaaaaataataaaaaatattacactTATTCAACCCACTGTACCCAACCCACCAGGcccaattacaaaaaaaatagaaaatagaagaaaagaaaaaagcttctctctcccttttcccATCACTCAACTCCTCAAAACCCTAGACGAAGAGTCCCTCCGATCACCATCTCCATGAGCCCCTCCCACCTCTCCCTCCGCGACCCTCTCTAACTCTGCGAGACAATGGGTAACGATCGATGTCGAATgccctctcttctctctgaATTCGCTTCTCGAACCATCTTCATGCCCGATCTCGCCGATTTAGGGTTTGATTCGATGAAGAGAATGCACAATGGATCTTTTGATCCCTTCGATGGAGTAGAGACCTAGAAATCAGTTCCTCTTTCGGAAGTTTTGTTGTTCCTATTTTGTTATAGTTGGTTGTCTTCTCGATTAATCATTCCACTAGTGCGATGCTTAGGGGTAAAACGTAGAATAggtactttttttttggtgataaATCTCATATGCAACTACATGAACAGTGGATATTAAGTGTGTTTGAAATCCTAAATTCGTACTTTTAGTATTATGTTGGTAGAATTCATACATGGGTAAATGACAAGTGGAGATTAATGTTtatcttatttttcttattcctgtgtttttcttttaaaaaaatgagtatAATTTATCTCCTATGCTCGGTTTATACTAGATTCTTCATACCTTTTACTCGTGCCAATTTCCACTTCCTAGGAATGTAAGTAGGCTTACTCTATCAGATGAACTCTTTATAAAAAGAGTTcgcatttaattttttgaaaaaaatattcatatttgcgaTAATCatacatatgtacatgtattttgaaataattttctaaCTTGCTCAGAATTCACTAAAATGGAGGGCTTCCATTTTTGCTGCAGAGATGAGTTGTTTAGGTGATTTCAGTATAGTACTTCTCATAACACTAATCAATCTACAATTTATTGAGCCACACTATTCCCTATATAAGGTCTTTTTTAAGTTTTCGATCAGATTGCTGTGGAATTTTAGTTCTTTGCTATGTGATCATGTATAATGCTTTTAAAACTAAACTAGTCATTTGGCCCTAGCCTTCAAATAACAGTACTCATCACTTCCTTCTATTGGAGAAATATAATGTCTATACACATCGGGGTTGAATCTTCACTATCTGCTGATTTGGCTGTAATGGAAATCTGAACTTTTCAATATAAACCCATTTGAAATTTGTCACAAGGGTGTGCAGTAGGTTTCTTCTTGCATAGCTTTGGATTCCTATTCTGCGAACGTCAAATTTTTCATGTATAGAAGAGGGTTGATTTTAGTTGTTCATCATACAGAATATTTTACTCTTCTTTTAACTGTTATCTTTAGTGGATTTCATATGTAACATTTTGATTTTCTATTAATAGTCATGTTTTGTGCCTTGTTGTGATAATAGTGGCTAATTGAGCCACTACTCTGCTCTTTCAGATTTAATGACTTAATTTTTTCTGTATTAGCATTTTACTTCAGTGGGTTGTAGCTTTAGTGGAAGTGAGGCCAAATTTTCTCTTAGGAGAAATTGAGAAGCTCCTTCTTGAGGATATATATcaggtaaaatttttttaggcaTATGTTTATTACACTAATTATAGCGTAGccactctttttcttttttttctttttttttttttaattccgtCACTCTATTTCTCCTTTTGGACTCTTTTTTATCTGGTGGCATTCCTAGCACACTTCTAACTATTAAATTTGTGCGTCATTTAGATTGAGTAGCTTGTCTATGACACTAAAGGATAATTGTCATCTTGTTCCGTGGATTGTTGATCACTTGCTACCTTTCTATATTGAGTTATTATTAATTGTACAATTGTTTAAAGTATAATGATATCAGTGGCTTTATATGTTGGTTTATCCTACATCATAGACATATAATTGTTCtagtttagataaattaaaatacatCAGAGAGGTGATTATTTggaattgctttttttttctggtcCAGTAATACCTTCCTTTTAACTGTGAAGTTTTGcaacttttttcctttcttttttttttccctttctattGGCAGGGAGAAAGGTGCACTCTATTTAAGAGATTTGCAAGAGATTTGGGAGAAAATCTAGTTTTTGGAAAactagggtttgttttggggtttttcaattttgagcttttgggatgaaattgatgagtgtagaacactcttataggtttggatttgaagctttttaGTGTCAATTTGGACTTTGGACAAGTTCTACTTGATCAAAGGTAATATTCACCTATTTTGTGcttgatttttgatgaatttcgTGGTTAGCTTTTTAGAAGCTTGTAGAAGACTTGTGGACAACTTCATTTGGTGAAACGAACAAGTTCAGATGTGATTCGGTGGGTTTGATCTCAccaaaatgggtgaactccctctatgtctctatcacgccccggggtccctttttagtttcaAAACACAGCGGAAGGGTCTAAATTTTTGTTGTTGCTGGCACTGGTTGTGCCTCGTTGATTGCgtacttatagaatttaaaatcctgggtaaattcttgtacgcAATCtatattgagccttgggcggacaggggaggtcctgtccgttcggtgtccgtccggcgcgcccgaaccataccaaattggtaggggtttcggggccggggcgtgacatagataGCTTTCAACTTAACTACTGTAAATCAAAACTTGTAAGCCCAAAGCCTTTCATGTATGTAATTATATTAATCTAGAGTTGCAATTTTATGTAAAGTGATTTATAGTAGTTTTACGGTTATTTATAGTGCTCTGATACCTGTTGGATGTTAGTTTATACTCTAAAAATGATTTTGTGGATGAATCTGGGACTAGAATTACTTTGCTACTATTCTGCTTTGTTGACGCTCTATTCGGATAAGGGAAACTCTATCCGTTTAGCGGGTTTGTTGACGTTCCAGTGGGCTTTTGCTGTGGAATCACGGCGTGACAAAAGctttgggcaaaggtgagtttttgagatttgaaattagggttttggatttaaaccTTATAAAATGAATTTTTAAACCTTAGGCTAATCTAGACTACAAATTGTAGAGATTAGCAAATGAAATTGGGTTTTGCCATAGATTTTGAAAAATCCTAGGTTGAAAGAGAGATTCTCTTGTGGaggatttttaaaatattttaatcctTTATTACTCTAATTGAGAGTTAGGAAATCAAGTTGTCACGCTCCAAgactgccaatttggtcggttcgggcacgtcgagcagacgccgagcggacaaaagctcccctgtccgcccaaggctaaaccaACAAGATCAAGTACAAGAATTGCCCAGGATAAATTCAAACATGTACTAAATCAAGCAAGCAACGATAtgagcaccacaagtgctatacaagtaagagcaagaatcacaagtggtatacaagtgaataaaagagagagataaatctagctattacaaccattcaacattcatttttaattacatttccatctcccaaaatgtaaatacaagTTCATGATCATGATACATAAATAGctcccaaaatacatcataagtctctagtacacgagggtactctaatgcaaaataggaaagctactagctaATCTAGGGagctaagcccttgccgcggtcctcgcccgacGTACTCGTACTCGGTCCTGCattagagtggggtgagaactatataaatatagttctcagtggattcggctgccgactccgccgatctccccactaggtccaaataggcacaagtagatatagatagataggtattgGAATTGAAATTCAACTACAAGTATAACATGAATCCTACTATCATGCTATTGTGCCTGAATCAGATagtaaatgaatgcatgagatatatatagagatgatgtcaactatcatgctactatgttaAACAATTATGCTATTCATAAGTTCACCCAATCATTTGGCTTACCCGAAGgttcgccctcgactcacaGTGCAATCCCATAGAAAATGAGACCCTCCCGCTCACAAAcgcgagaccgtctgcgggacaagtacgttagtccctCACGTGAAGgctccggagctcactacttgggtggagcgaccacaccaagtgacaacagactatgtgagtatgatccaatccttgccaactgaggataccctaccaactagagCTATTCAACAAGACGGGACTCAACTATTCCTAATGTTCATGTTTAAGTGTTCCAACTACACTAAGTTAACATGCAACTTGCCATAACTTGGGAaattcacctatccctaagttcataaCGACAAAGTATTTCTTCTACACTattttcgaatgccactcgtcatctaTGTCATTTAACATTGtttaaatgccactcgttatatTCTCGGCTATAAACACTAAGTTCTTCACTtgtttagcatcataggatatCAATTGCCA
Coding sequences:
- the LOC109722594 gene encoding beta-1,3-galactosyltransferase pvg3-like, with protein sequence MFAWKQSPSCIALLALPLALFALATVVFYPRDFGLPLTFTSCGSSSSSAGGISAAPVQPEFRLLVGIITRPEYYERRHLLRMVYSLQQSDNNFAAHVDVRFVFCNLSTEEQAVFVALEIMCYDDIIILNCTENMDNGKTYNYFSSLPTLFDGDAKYDYVMKTDDDAFFRLPSLIESLRDKPRSDVYYGLQMPCDKENFFPFPPFMSGMGYILSWDLVEWIATSETAREDTTGPEDMWTGRWLNMAGRASNRFDNAPAMYDYRGTSPATCFRHDFVPETIAVHHLIDNARWTDALTYFNFTKGLKSSKQYHIP